In Rosa rugosa chromosome 4, drRosRugo1.1, whole genome shotgun sequence, the genomic stretch ACCTCAACTCAACAATCCAAAGCTTCTAATCACTAAAATTGAAAACAATCGAAGGTCGTACTCACCAGCAGCAATGGTTCGAAAGATTCGATTGATCTTCAAAGAGATTGAGACTTTGAGAGGCTCAAAGCCTCAGACCCTTGCTCGGGTTCGAGAGAGAGGGACTGAGGGATAAGGGAATAGGGTTTGGAAACTTGTAATCTAATGGTTGTGAATTAAAACTGAAGAAAATCAACGGCTATGATTGAtaatataataaatatttaaaataaataaatattatattaaatacttggtacggtacggtataccatATTTCTGTAAGAATCAATACCAGTACCGTACCAGTTACGAGCTCTCGGTTCGGTTATACCGTACCACAACTTCGGTTACCGAAAATCTCGGTTCGGGACGGACTCGGTTGGCTGGTTTGGCTCGGGAGAATTTGCCAGCCCTAGTCTTTAGCTAGCTAGATTGTTACTTTTCAATGTATTCAAAGGATTTCCGATGGCTGAGGCAAGTCTTAAATGTCTTAATTAATTTCacatttttaaaaaattttactttttcaaattaattaattttttctttcatgaGTGTTTATAATATCCCTCTAACAACCACTGCAAggggcctagtggttcttgcctaattgggtgtgctccccaacctaggttcgaaccccgaagctatcaaagtggtcaggcactgtgctgcaatgcacagttggagcatttcacatgcgccgaaggggtttatcttggcctaggaagcctttgggttccccttgacaaaatccaaaaaaaaaaaaaaatatccctCTAACATCATAGAAACTTTTAAAATGTCTTAACTTTAGATACTTTATGCCATTTTTGATGATCGAGCTCAAAATCTTTAAAACACAATCCATGTCATTTCGCTATTCAAATTATTACTTTTCAAGATATTCGACTAGCAGATTTCTGATGACAGAGACATGTTCCAAATGTCTTGAGAAACCTCATTTTTCAAATGTCTTATATGAGTTATTATCAATTAGCATCTTTTAGAGTTTTAGTAACTCAACAGAGGGGCTATTTTTTAACTTAATCTTAACACGTACACCATGCTCATATATTTGAATTTCTTCCTTATTATAGCACGAGTATATATTGCAGAAGATTTACATGTCATTGATAGTAACATAATTAAACTTGACTAGTACAGCCTGATCAAAACAGTTTGCTGGTCTAATTAATTTCGTTTAAGCACAACAAGAAAGTTAATCGCCTTGCCCGCTTCAATGGTGGAGGAGTGTTGCTGTTCAAATTTCTTGTGATACAAATCAAAGAGCTCATCTAAGACTTCGTCTCCGAATTGCTGCTTGAGCATTCCCTCCATGGCAGCTCTAATATGAGATGCAGATACTAGGGCATTAGAAACGGTTCCATTTGGCAAGGCTAAGATTTCCATCATCTCTATGCTAAAACATCCATTTTGTTCTATAGACCCTTCCAGTTCTTGGGGAGACATGTAATACATAGGTATGTTAAACGAGTCCACTTTCTCTTCACTAACTATCCCCTGCattaacaaaggaaaaaaacacGCAAATAGCATCTAATTAAGGATTATGCGAAGATAACCAAAGATAATTGTAAAATCTGTCGAGCAATGGACTAGCATGGCCTATTACTCTAATTGGTCCAATACCGACATTGTCTCTAATTAACCACCTATATGGTCAACAAATGTGAAATTCTTTACATAAATTGCCTCGGTGCTATTAGTAGTGAATTGTACGGTAATTATTGTGTCACTTTTCAAAATGAGCCCTAtttctacacacacacacacacaaaaggtAGTAGAATATTAAATTTAACTAAAGCAGTTGATTATGGCTTACCTTCCTCACCATGTCCATGAGGCAAGATTCTAAGAGTTGATAGGTTACATTTGCCAGAGCATCTGAATGAGGGATTCCATGAGGGATGCCTGGAATGATAAATACCATGAGTCCTCCACGCACAATCTCTTCTGCCCTGGCTTGCAGGAAGCACTCCATGTCCTCAGCATATTGAACTTCAAAAGCCCTTTTTACTTCATCTGTCGAATTTAGGTAATGGATTCGTCCTTTATTCCAAGCTGGACTGTTTCTGTCCCCTACCTCTTTTGGTACTTTGGAAAGCCAATGAATGGCATAAGAAGCATGAAAGATATGAATAGAAGCTTTAGGAAATAGGCGACCATAAAAAGAACCAGGCACACCCGCGGCATAGTACTGTCTGTTCTTAGGGAGGGATTTGAAAAGCATATTGAAGTCATTTGAAGTATGGTCACTGAAAAAAACTTGAAATTCAAGGATTTGATCAGAACATCGCCACCCTTGGCTATGATACTTGAATTTCACAGCTTGGAGTATGTTTTCGACAGACAAAAATGTATTAGGCCCTATAGAGCAACCCAGATCTGCAAACTGAAAGGTGGTGGAAGATGATAACAAGAATTTCACGTCGAGCTTTTCTACAATTGCCTTGTCTACAAGTTCCTTGGCAGCAACTGCAACCTCTTTCTGCAAACAAATTTATAATGTTGTCGTAAGTATATTAACATTCTCTAGAGCTCCAAAATTAAAAGAACATTGTACGTATTTGACAAATAAACAAAATGTATAGTGCTGATCTTAGTCTTAGATGAGCTAGCAGATGATCAATACAAACACACATATGCATGTAGCGCATAAAGATTACTAAAGAAGAACCTGGTACGTGGAGTTGTTGGCATAGCTGTTGGGGCCATCTCCACCCGTCATTGGATGTGCTTCTCCTGATAGCTTACTGATATCCTTTGCTGTCATCTCTGTGTCTTTGAGTCTGTTTGTGTATGTCCTGGGATTTTGCATGCGTTGTTTTTATTTATAGTTACTTGTGCACAACACTACTCGACGGTGATTAAATTAAGTACTAAGCCGGTAATCATGCAGGGGTCAAATACCACCTGCCAATACCAATAAGTATACCCTAGTTTAGCTAGTCATCATGTAACACCGATTCGAATTGAAATCCGCCAACTATAGTTTTAATATATCAATTAAAATATTAAACTCAGGACGGTACAACGTGATTCACGAACGTCGAGATGGTTGTTAAAGATTCCATTTCCTTGTCCATatacgtacatatatatatgaaattaaaaacaaagtgaAGAGAAAACATTAAACATAAAAAAAGACTCGATTGGAGAACTAATTAATTATATCGAAAATTTTTGGTTATATATATGAAGGAAAATGAATTAAAGTTTTGATCTCCACGTGACCACGTTAATTACCCAAACTACAAATAATCTAGTCACCTCCTCGATCAAATTTCGAGTAGTTCTGTCTAGCTAGGCAGGCAGCATCTGTCTGGCATGCCCAGAGGTAACATGAACCAAACCTAGCTAATAGGCGAAAAGAGACTTGGAGACAGTAAATTTGTgatctatttttgtttttttaacaaGTCCCTTCAATTTTTAAGTACACCGTAAGTCTTGGAATTTACAGCATTCAAGTTTGTCAAGCATTATCTTTGCCTTACTTGTCATTCAATGTTTAATGTTTTCtcttaaaataaaaatgtaTATATTAGAGTAGAAACGAAAGTTTTATTGATGAAAAGTAGGGAAAAAGTTACGGACAACAACCCACCCCTTAAGGGCGCAACCAAAAGAGTCATTACTTAAATAATCTTACATATTATAAgtgcatgtgtgtgtgtatatattaaaagaaaaaggattgaGAAAATAATGCGTATATTTTATGGCATAGGAAAGAATCTCAAGGACTACCTAGGAGCACATTCTAATTACAATCGACGATGATTTTGCGCTTGAGAAGGACGAATAGTCCAACATGCATGCCATCACGAGTAGCAAGGGTCCTGCAATTTTGTCGGAGTATCGATCAAAAAGTTGGTCTACAATTTGATGCCCAAAATGTTTTAATATTAGAATGCTGTCTAGGCCAGCTCTCATTTCTTGTGCACTACGGAAAGGGCTAGGCCTCTGAGGCTGTATCTCCAACGTCAGTAACTCAGTATGTCAAAGCACCCATTTTTGTGTATCAGTGCCGTCAGCTCTTCCATGGATGGGCAGTACATTGGTAAGTTAAATGAGTCAAATTTATCTTCGCTCAGTAAaccctacaaaatgttaacacAATGAAATAGTAGGTCAAAACATGATAATGACAGTCTTAATTCTTAAAGTTAATTAATACAGTTCACTCGGTTCACACATATTAATCTAACAACTTAATATATGTCACAATTGTACTCAATAATGCTTTATGTATGTACCTCATTAACCATATCTGAAAGGCTAGACTCCACAGGTTCAAAAAGAGGGGTAGGAGAATGCTGTTGTGGACTCATTCCGTCTGGACGTCCTGGAACCAAGAGAACCATTAATCCTTGAGGAACAAGCTCTTGTGCTCGAGCACGAAGAAAACACTGAATGTCCTTGGCATACTGAACCCCATATGCTTGAGCAACTTCATCAGGTGATTTGCCATACAAAATCTTCCCCTTGTTAAATGCAGGAGAGTTCGAGTCAAGTAGCTCTTGTGGTGTCTTAGAAAGCTACTGGATAGCATATGCGGAGTAAACAATATCAAGAGAGGCCTTGGGAAACAATCTTCCATGAAAACTCCCCGGAACTGCTGCAGCGAAGTATTGCTTATGTTGAGGGAGATTGGTAAAGAGATGGTTGAAGTCATTAGAAACGACATCACTGAAGTATACTTGATATTCAGGGAAATCACCAGAGTGGCCTTTGGTTGTTTGTTATTTCTGTGATACCGCTTTAATGATGGTCTCGACTGCAATGAATATGTTAGGTCCAACAGAACAACCTAGATCAGCAATTCGGACCGTGGTTGAAGACAGATTTTCAATGGCAAGGTTTTCGACTATTTTTGCAACTAGGGTTCCCTTTGAAGTATCAGCTGCACATCTCTACATGCGATAATTATGTAATCAGGTACATTATTAAACACAAGCAGTTATGTCTCTAGCTAGCTTGTTAACCGCCTGTTTAAACTAATGTAGCTAATTTTCCTCTTGAGATATTTTCAAGAGCTAGCCCAATTGTTGATCCAAACTAGAATATGCTATACATTTATCCTTAATATATACTTGTCTTAAATCATAACTAGCAAGGCCCACTCATtatgtgtgtggagagaagttttttttttttagaaaagtgtgtggagagaagttaaagatagtacaactaccacattttctattttttttattcttttgttttctattatacaatttaccatattatccCTATTAATTCATTATAATTCATagctttttaataaataaaggttaaattggtaaaaaaaaaatcagttttgaagagcaagctctcttctcttagagcaactccaacagcttccccatattttagtttttctctattttagggaaaaatgagcatcttttgctccaacagattccctataactttctccattttagggaaagtgaggagagagaaaacaaaattccctaaatttacagcaatctctaaaattttaaggaagaatttagagattttagagattgctgtaaactagggaatctgttggagttgaagaagaaaaattgcttaaagctttgacttttgcttccctataatacaaaaattatagagaagctgttggagttgctcttaataatagtatagatatgtaCGTTTAGGCTGCTAGGGTTGTGTTGCTCGATATATAACAAGCCTAACGCATCAGAAAAGACAGAATAAATAATCTGCAATCTCTGATCCGCTACTAATATTAATGATCGATGATGATTTTTGAGATTGATATATAAACTCTCCGACCaccaagagaagaaaagaactAACTGATCCAGTTAAGCCCAGCTAATTTCTGTTTACATTATATTTATGTACACATACTCATGGAGAAAGGACCGAAAGGATGATAAGAAGTTAAGAACGTACGTATGAAAACTATGTAGGTTACCTGACGAGAAGAGTGGATGAAGTCGCTGTATTCGCCATCCCCACCTTTCATTGGGTATCCTTCAGATGTTGTACGACTCATTTCTTCTGCCATATCTCTCTAATTTCTCAGCTGCTCGCTCAGGCCATCTCTTTCCATCAATGATATATACAGACATAGCTGCTAAAATTCATGTATATTATCATATAAGCTTGAAGCTAAGCAACAATGGTGAAAAGATAAAACCCTAACCTGAGGAAGACGAAGCtcacagagagaaaagagagaagcaAAATGATATTTGATACTGAGTATTTTTCACAAAATGATCTCAACTGCACAATGAATTGATGAAAACCGATGCTAGCTATTTATACTAGGCAGGGACAACAAAATTAACAAACTAAGTAATCTGGATTCTTCTAATCAGCTAACGAGATCATGACATGTGGATGACATGGAGCGGTCAGGATTGAATTCTCATGCAACTCACCaactttggtcaaagagacgcTGAGTCATGCTTCTGATGTGACAGAGATGGTTGTGATGCGGCTAAGCTCACCAAGACCACGTGCAACAGTGTTGCTCGAGCTGTTAAGCACAGAATCCGTACTAGCTATATTTCCACACGGACCAGCTTCAAGAGATGATGTGATAGAACCATCCTCACCTTTGCTCTCATCATTAACCTTCATTTGCTGACTATGAGAAATAAAGGCTAATTTTCAAATATGAAGGAGGTGATTATGCTGCTTAAAAAAGTAACAAAAAGATCTTAGAGAATATCACATAGCTAAGCTTCTACGTACAATACAATTTATTAGCTGTATAGATATGATGATCAACATTGACTTATCACCAATAACACATGTAGGGGCCCCTTAAACTAATGAATTTAAGACATACTTATTTTCTCAACAAGAAGGATTGCAATCCCGATTCACCGATCCAAACCCTTAAATTAAGTTTCAGACCTACGCTTATGGATCATATTGCAAATCAAAAATCAACAAAGGGCAATGATATGGAACCTCAATGAGCCCTAAGATTTGTGACCTCAAACTCTAGGTGTCATGCCGTGTaagtaaatacaaattttatttttaattccacataatatatattgtcacatcatactattgcaacaccaactttacccttttatattACCTTTTAGATATTGAGGGGGTGAGTCatttacattaatgaatttaattaggtaaCGAAATAAAATATCAGcgattaattatgtattaatttaagagatatgtctacagaTTCTTTGACTAATATTtctcttcatttaattaaattctttccattactttttctttccaaatggcattaatatattgaattatgtgTCAAGAAATAGAAGTTAacttttatttacaaatattgattaatttcatccaaaaaaaaatagcatttttttttttttttaccaagtaattcattcatctcaagccagaatgacacggatacataccttcccttgccaaacTTAAGAGCAattttaggacgtggtatgctaacaccacccattagacaaccagtgctcacttattcagcgaGCCTAAGAATTATGAAAAGTAACACATATCAATTAGGCAAgttcagaaaaaaaaactaaactaaattttctccttgcccatAATAAttgggctaggaggtttggaAAGATAAACTAAACAAACTTAAATTTTCCCCATGCCCTGCCAGCCAGGGGTAGGTGGCTTAGTGAGATATGCAGACCCAATAGTATTTCTGGACCCAAGCAAATCCAGCCCAAAAGCTCCTTTCAATGCTCTAGGCCCAGCGAACAGCATATGACCATCAAGGAAACCTAGCTGAAGCCGCCGAGATGTCATCACCGTTACCAGGGATAGCGGCACCGCCCACCGTTTGATCAATGCTGACCAGGACGCAGACAGTCTCGCCACCCCCGCTATCGAAGCCACCACCCAAAAACAGCCTAAAGGCACGACCTTTGAAACTGATCTTAACACCCAAGATGAGTGCATCCATATACTATATTGGACCACCATTAGCTTTAGCAGCCTCTCCAGTTTCGGCCAAGGCTGGATGCAGCCTGACAAGAGGATCAATCTCATCGATGGTAAAGTGCATGTGTCGGCACCGCCTCCCAACAGTTCGAGACGGTTAGCTCTCATCGTTCCTATGAGCGACATAGCAAATACTACGCTGTGTCTTGGTGTAACATCATCGCCCAATCGCATCTTGATTGTCGTTAACCCAACTTCCACCTCCCTTGGGTCATCGCTGTTACCCTCAATCCATAAAGAAGGATCAAGAGATTGGGGGAAATAGAGAGGTCCATCCTAAAAAGTTGCTCGGTTCGCCTTCCTTTGATACGAGGGGACGAAGTCGTCCTTGAGATTCATCACGGCCGGAACCGTTGTGCTTGTTGCCGCCACTGAGGAACAGCGTTAGGGTGAGAGCGATGAGGAGCGCTCCTAGAGAGTTAGGGTTTGCCATGTCGACCACTTCTAGGAAAGTAAATATGTTAACCCTATACTAGAGTATAAGTCtcgtataaaaaaaaatagcattaataaattgaatttgggaaatactaatgtctaaattaagaggtaagaaaaaaatcTCACATTAGCAGCCATTAATTaacatctacaatctaaatataagggaaaaacaaacaaaaaataataaattcagaTCTAACATTTAAACCCTAGCTGCATAAAgagaaaacaatgaacaaaagaatatatacaattatatgaataagtatttttcacattatattttcaaaatttgcaggaacccaacAGAGGTTGAatacatatacatgtgttatccAAATCTATTAATCGATTGTacgtgcaaatctattgactgaattacatgaaattttttctactcttgattgaagaaaaaaaattgttgtttaaaactaagcatgagtgtaatgaaaagaaaaaaaaccaatttttttttttttttagtcattaGATTTTTAAATGATAAGATagtctttttctcaagaattacatggcatgattaGACAAATAGATGATGTGTGTAGATGATATGACATGACACATAAGATTGAGGCcccaaatcttaggcctcattgaggccgcAAATCATTTTCCATCAAGAAATTGATCATTGGCATCAACTATAtacataaaatatatttttttggtagaAACGAGAACACATCAACTATATATTATTGATGATATTCAACAGTTAATATTCTCCATATGGTGTGGATATGGTGTGTTTGACTGTTTTAATGATCTTTGACCCACTCAGTTATTAAAAACACATGGccaagtttgtttgtttttttttttttaagagaacagataatttcattacttattcATGCCCGTAAAATATTGTTTTATACCAAAATCATATTTGGCACAAAGCAGCCAAGCAAAATGACAGGTAACCCTCATCGCAAACAAAATGAGCTCACTTATTCGAGCCTAAAAATCAAATGACCCAAATCCTCACAACCTAACTCCACCAAATAATAGATCTAGTCACCTAGATACCTCAATCGGTGTATAATTAAGGAAACTATGAATAAAGCAAACAAAGACCAAAATCCATTTGATAGgctaaaactaaagaaaactaGAATATAGTCTGAAGGCCACTAAATCCACTAGAAAAGGCTAGACAAGAAGACAAAAACAAGAGGTCCAACCCACATGACCAATAGACCTGGCCCAAGGACAAAGCCCAAACAGCCAGACCCAACCACCAGGACTAGCCCAGAACCCTGGCGAGGAGCAGAACACTAGCAGCACGAACCAAAATGCCACCGAAGCGGCAGTCACCGAAGTCGTCGTCGCCGTAGCACACTGGGTGACCACCCCACCAACGCACATCGACCCAGCCGAACCAGAATGCGAGAACCTCCACCATAACGGATCCAGTAAAATCCGTCCTCCCGCTGCCATAATCAAGTCTTGCAACCACCTGATATGCATTTGAGCCACATCTTCTTCCAAATCGAGAGGTCACGTCAGATTGCACCCCCTGTCAAACGCTTCAAATCTCATCAACACCTGTAACCACATTGGAATCGATCCGATCACCAACCCGATTCAGGTCTCGTACGTTCATGCCTACAACCTCGCCACTCATTCAAAAGCATTTCATAAAACTAGTCCTGTCCAACCACGCACGGCACAAGCTGGAAAAGCCTGAGGCCCGCTCAGCATGGCCATGAGAGTAGGTCGTGGAGGCGCGTACGAGGGTTAAAACAACGATTGGCCAAGTTTGTTTGGTAAAATGGTTAAACTTGAGGAAAAGGAGGTATTGATCCAGGACGTACATTATATATTTTAACCGGAGAACAGAAATTCCACTAGACCCATCAAGAAACAAGGCCCTAGCAGACATAACAACAGAACCACCAAGGCCACTCAGAATCGAAACAAATtaaatagcaaaaaagaaaaaaagaagaaaaaaggaacGATCTAGAATGTAAGCAACGAAGGGAATTCGAAGACTTGCCAATAAGAAGCTTCACAGAATATGCATTAGTTCAAAAATATTCGACAGaacatacaaaataaaaaaacaaaaatagaacaAGAGCGCATGCCATTAACATGCATTATTGTAGCTAGACTTCCAAATTACTTTCTGCGCTTGAGAAGGATGAATAATCCAACAGCCAAGCCATCCTTAGCAGTGAGGGGCGGACGCGACTGTGCAGCAATTTTCTTCGAGTATCGATCAAAAAGCGGCTCTACAATGTCGCAACCGAAATGTTTTGTGATAATGCTCTCCATGCCAGCTCTAAGCTCTTGCGTTGTATTCAAAGGAACGGACATTGGAGGTTGCTCTTCTAATCTTGCAATCTCAAAACACCCATTTTCCAGTAACACCATACGTACCTCCTCCATTGATGGACTATAAGTTAGCATGTTGAAAGAGTCGATCTTATCTACGCTTAATAAGCCCTGCACATACATGTCCATTTCTAAATTTCGTCAAGTAACATGTTTAGAAGTTTGTGGTTCACTACTAATCGTATCAAAGCTTTCCAGGATAATATATCATACATAGTGAATGCATTGTTTAAGTTGGAGAAA encodes the following:
- the LOC133741802 gene encoding loganic acid O-methyltransferase-like, with product MTAKDISKLSGEAHPMTGGDGPNSYANNSTYQKEVAVAAKELVDKAIVEKLDVKFLLSSSTTFQFADLGCSIGPNTFLSVENILQAVKFKYHSQGWRCSDQILEFQVFFSDHTSNDFNMLFKSLPKNRQYYAAGVPGSFYGRLFPKASIHIFHASYAIHWLSKVPKEVGDRNSPAWNKGRIHYLNSTDEVKRAFEVQYAEDMECFLQARAEEIVRGGLMVFIIPGIPHGIPHSDALANVTYQLLESCLMDMVRKGIVSEEKVDSFNIPMYYMSPQELEGSIEQNGCFSIEMMEILALPNGTVSNALVSASHIRAAMEGMLKQQFGDEVLDELFDLYHKKFEQQHSSTIEAGKAINFLVVLKRN